The following coding sequences are from one Pseudonocardia sp. EC080619-01 window:
- a CDS encoding cytochrome P450, protein MSLVQHARERWSSVLTLPAPDRLDDALLSTGAEGRRPAPFGPAPGDAREVPGDDGLPLLGHALAYVRFGHRFTRARTEALGPVWWMRSPAGRAIVVTGPAATREVLVNRDKAFSQEGWRATVDAFFHRGLMLLDFDEHRAHRRIMQEAFTPARIESYVAATTPVLREVMPQWPSRMRLYPALKRLTLDVAQSVFMDARSGPEAEAVNRAFVDCVRAANSFVRKDLPGTRWRRGLQGRALLEDWFRSNLDAKRNGEGTDLFSALCHARTDDGEAFSDDDVVNHMIFLMMAAHDTSTTTAAAAAHHLARNPEWQERCRAESDALAERIGDAVPTVADLRSLTGLDLVIKEALRMDAPVPVVMRTAVRDTTVAGHHVPAGTRVVVAQAVNHYDRSCWTDPERFDPDRFGPDRREDRSDRDAWIPFGGGVHKCIGLHFGTLEVTAVLHEMLRRYRWTVDPGYRLRWDNTSLPVPVGGIPVALRARE, encoded by the coding sequence GTGAGCCTGGTGCAGCACGCACGCGAGCGCTGGTCGTCGGTGCTCACCCTGCCCGCCCCCGACCGGCTGGACGACGCGCTGCTCAGCACCGGCGCCGAGGGCCGCAGGCCCGCGCCGTTCGGCCCGGCACCCGGGGACGCCAGGGAGGTCCCCGGCGACGACGGCCTGCCGCTGCTCGGCCACGCGCTGGCCTACGTCCGGTTCGGACACCGCTTCACCCGGGCCCGGACCGAGGCGCTCGGCCCGGTGTGGTGGATGCGCTCCCCCGCCGGGCGGGCGATCGTCGTCACCGGGCCGGCCGCGACCCGCGAGGTGCTGGTCAACCGGGACAAGGCGTTCTCCCAGGAGGGCTGGCGGGCGACCGTCGACGCGTTCTTCCACCGCGGCCTGATGCTGCTCGACTTCGACGAGCACCGGGCCCACCGGCGGATCATGCAGGAGGCGTTCACCCCGGCCCGGATCGAGAGCTACGTCGCCGCCACCACCCCGGTGCTGCGCGAGGTGATGCCGCAGTGGCCGTCGCGGATGCGTCTCTACCCGGCGCTGAAGCGGCTGACCCTGGACGTCGCCCAGTCGGTCTTCATGGACGCCCGCTCCGGCCCGGAGGCCGAGGCGGTGAACCGGGCGTTCGTGGACTGCGTCCGGGCGGCGAACTCGTTCGTGCGCAAGGACCTCCCCGGGACACGGTGGCGGCGCGGGCTGCAGGGCCGTGCGCTGCTGGAGGACTGGTTCCGGTCCAATCTGGACGCGAAGCGGAACGGCGAGGGCACCGACCTGTTCTCCGCGCTCTGCCACGCCCGCACCGACGACGGTGAGGCGTTCTCCGACGACGACGTCGTCAACCACATGATCTTCCTGATGATGGCGGCGCACGACACGTCGACGACGACCGCGGCCGCCGCCGCGCACCACCTGGCGCGGAACCCGGAGTGGCAGGAGCGCTGCCGCGCCGAGTCCGACGCGCTCGCGGAGCGGATCGGCGACGCCGTGCCGACCGTCGCGGACCTGCGCTCGCTCACCGGGCTCGACCTGGTGATCAAGGAGGCGCTCCGGATGGACGCGCCGGTCCCCGTCGTCATGCGCACCGCGGTGCGTGACACCACGGTCGCCGGGCACCACGTGCCGGCGGGCACCCGGGTCGTCGTCGCCCAGGCGGTGAACCACTACGACCGCTCCTGCTGGACCGACCCGGAGCGCTTCGACCCCGACCGGTTCGGCCCGGACCGGCGCGAGGACCGGTCCGACCGCGACGCCTGGATCCCGTTCGGCGGCGGCGTGCACAAGTGCATCGGCCTGCACTTCGGCACGCTGGAGGTGACCGCGGTCCTGCACGAGATGCTGCGGCGGTACCGGTGGACCGTCGACCCGGGCTACCGGCTGCGCTGGGACAACACCTCGCTGCCGGTGCCGGTGGGCGGGATTCCTGTGGCGCTGCGCGCCCGTGAGTGA
- a CDS encoding TetR family transcriptional regulator, translating into MERRTMARRARDELRDEVLDAAERLAVAGERPSMPELARRVGVSRQTLYSEFGDRDGLAAALVLRATGRFLDRIETALDGEDDLHAAWVAAVGAALTEAAENPLVKALLTGAPSAFGSQSGPIVAAAADRAAGYLRRVRPGAADGTVRLAAQTAARLTVSHLVLPPGPAERSAEDIATVVVRLLGE; encoded by the coding sequence ATGGAACGGCGGACGATGGCGCGGCGGGCGCGCGACGAGCTGCGGGACGAGGTGCTCGACGCCGCCGAACGGCTCGCCGTCGCGGGGGAGCGGCCCTCGATGCCCGAGCTCGCCCGCCGGGTCGGCGTCAGCAGGCAGACCCTCTACAGCGAGTTCGGCGACCGGGACGGCCTGGCCGCCGCGCTGGTCCTGCGGGCCACCGGCCGGTTCCTCGACCGCATCGAGACCGCGCTCGACGGGGAGGACGACCTGCACGCCGCATGGGTCGCCGCCGTCGGCGCGGCGCTGACGGAGGCCGCGGAGAACCCGCTGGTGAAGGCCCTGCTGACCGGTGCGCCGTCGGCGTTCGGGAGCCAGTCCGGGCCCATCGTCGCCGCCGCGGCCGACCGGGCGGCCGGGTACCTGCGCCGGGTCCGGCCCGGAGCCGCGGACGGCACCGTCCGGCTCGCCGCGCAGACCGCCGCCCGGCTCACCGTCAGCCACCTGGTCCTGCCGCCCGGGCCCGCGGAGCGCTCCGCGGAGGACATCGCCACCGTCGTCGTCCGGCTGCTGGGGGAGTGA
- a CDS encoding CaiB/BaiF CoA-transferase family protein, giving the protein MSDLPLSGIRVLELGNYIAAPTTGRLLADFGADVIKVERPRTGDELRNWRLYAGDTSMLYRTLNRNKRSITLDLRSDAGRRAVLDLAASCDVVLENFRPGTLEKWGLGPGELDAANPDVVLVRISAFGQTGPMSARPGFAAVAEAMGGLRALVGEEDRPPSRTGVSIGDSIAGLYGAFSAVMGLYQREAATDRPPLDRRSMDVALNEAVFSMMESLVPDHLAYGVERRRVGGRMEGIAPSNAYECGDGGSVVIAGNGDSIYGRFMQVIGRPELADQPDLASNAGRWERRDELDAAIEAWTRSMPRDEVLARLESAGVPAGPIYSAPDIVGDAQFRARNMVQYFDVDTGGPEPARVGFPGVVPVLGGESVPVRHVGPDLGADTGDVLGGLLGYTDDAVRAASGEES; this is encoded by the coding sequence GTGTCCGACCTGCCGCTGTCCGGTATCCGGGTGCTGGAGCTGGGGAACTACATCGCGGCGCCGACCACGGGCCGGCTGCTCGCCGACTTCGGCGCGGACGTGATCAAGGTGGAGCGTCCGCGCACCGGCGACGAGCTGCGCAACTGGCGGCTCTACGCCGGTGACACCTCGATGCTCTACCGCACCCTCAACCGCAACAAGCGGTCGATCACGCTCGACCTGCGCTCCGACGCCGGGCGCCGCGCCGTGCTGGACCTGGCCGCGTCGTGCGACGTCGTGCTGGAGAACTTCCGGCCCGGCACGCTGGAGAAGTGGGGTCTCGGGCCGGGTGAGCTCGACGCCGCCAACCCCGACGTCGTCCTGGTCCGGATCTCGGCGTTCGGCCAGACCGGCCCGATGTCGGCACGTCCGGGCTTCGCCGCCGTCGCGGAGGCGATGGGCGGGCTGCGCGCGCTGGTGGGGGAGGAGGACCGGCCGCCGTCGCGGACCGGGGTGTCGATCGGCGACTCGATCGCCGGGCTCTACGGCGCGTTCTCCGCGGTGATGGGCCTCTACCAGCGCGAGGCCGCCACGGACCGGCCGCCGCTGGACCGCCGCTCGATGGACGTCGCGCTCAACGAGGCGGTGTTCTCGATGATGGAGTCGCTCGTGCCCGACCACCTGGCCTACGGCGTCGAGCGTCGCCGGGTCGGCGGGCGGATGGAGGGCATCGCGCCGTCCAACGCCTACGAGTGCGGTGACGGCGGCAGCGTCGTCATCGCCGGCAACGGCGACTCCATCTACGGCCGGTTCATGCAGGTCATCGGCCGGCCGGAACTGGCCGACCAACCCGATCTGGCATCCAACGCGGGTCGCTGGGAGCGCCGGGACGAACTCGACGCGGCCATCGAGGCGTGGACGCGGTCGATGCCCCGCGACGAGGTGCTCGCCCGGCTGGAGTCCGCGGGCGTGCCGGCCGGGCCCATCTACTCGGCCCCCGACATCGTCGGCGACGCGCAGTTCCGGGCTCGGAACATGGTCCAGTACTTCGACGTCGACACCGGCGGTCCGGAGCCCGCCCGGGTCGGTTTCCCGGGCGTCGTGCCGGTGCTGGGCGGGGAGTCGGTGCCGGTCCGGCACGTCGGCCCCGACCTCGGCGCCGACACCGGCGACGTGCTCGGCGGCCTGCTCGGGTACACCGACGACGCGGTCCGCGCCGCGTCCGGAGAGGAGTCCTGA
- a CDS encoding IclR family transcriptional regulator yields MTSEITGPKPLLVLGKITDILDAFTLQRPVLSLGEIQQATGIPTSTVQRLVSNMVTEGLLDRVGDRVRVGVRMAYWAGAAARGVDLLDLAGPVLRELRDTTGETAALFRAETRFRVCVAVAETRHALRREMHVGKIIPLHTGSAGRVLLAWDAPLADEVLSGPLETITDHTVTDPEVLRTLVDETRRDGFAITAAERDDGGSGLSAPVFDHSGAVAAALTISGPTIRLTRERCEQHVELLVRAADRLTRTLGGRPPS; encoded by the coding sequence ATGACCTCCGAGATCACCGGGCCGAAGCCGCTCCTGGTCCTCGGCAAGATCACGGACATCCTCGACGCCTTCACCCTGCAGCGCCCGGTGCTCAGCCTCGGCGAGATCCAGCAGGCCACCGGGATCCCGACGTCGACGGTGCAGCGGCTGGTGTCCAACATGGTCACGGAGGGGCTGCTGGACCGGGTCGGCGACCGGGTCCGGGTCGGCGTCCGGATGGCCTACTGGGCGGGTGCCGCCGCCCGCGGCGTCGACCTGCTCGACCTGGCCGGCCCGGTGCTGCGCGAGCTGCGCGACACCACCGGCGAGACGGCGGCGCTGTTCCGGGCCGAGACCCGCTTCCGGGTCTGCGTCGCGGTGGCCGAGACCCGGCACGCGCTGCGCCGGGAGATGCACGTCGGCAAGATCATCCCGCTGCACACGGGCTCGGCGGGCCGGGTGCTCCTGGCGTGGGACGCACCGCTGGCCGACGAGGTCCTGTCCGGGCCGCTGGAGACGATCACCGACCACACGGTGACCGACCCGGAGGTGCTGCGGACACTGGTGGACGAGACCCGCCGCGACGGGTTCGCGATCACCGCCGCCGAGCGCGACGACGGCGGCTCCGGACTGTCCGCCCCCGTCTTCGACCACTCCGGGGCGGTCGCGGCGGCGCTGACGATCAGCGGGCCGACGATCCGGCTCACCCGGGAGCGGTGCGAGCAGCACGTGGAGCTGCTGGTCCGGGCCGCCGACCGGCTGACCCGGACCCTCGGTGGCCGCCCGCCGTCCTGA
- a CDS encoding BCCT family transporter codes for MTAPATRSRSTDVAVLGIAGGLLTAFVIAALIVPVATDDGVTIAFDLAARWFGPLWQVLLFATFVVAVGLACSRYGAVRLGGRSEPEIARFKWIAMIMSTLLAGGGVFFAAGEPLQHFVSPSPYYDHVAPGSPDAVAPALAQSFTHWGFLAWAVLGSLGAIVMMRGAEKGLPLRPRTLLHPILGEKVRHSRLGTAVDIVTVLAVVAGTVGPIGFLGLQVSYGLSRLIGTPDTYPVQLAVILGLTAVAVVSVLTGIDRGIQLLSRINIWMALGVLAAFLVLGSAGFLIDAFLGGFGLYLRDFAPLALHRGDEAWLGSWTVFFFGWFLGYGPLMSIFVARISRGRRVRDLIVCTSIVPPVATAVWFTVFGGTSIFLEQNTPGALSGPLESTGMAAAVVSAAEQLPLGSLLGIVLLLLTCTFVATTTDSMSYAIAAASTTRGEPARGTRVFWGLLMGAAAAVLIVVGDGGITALQNVIVITAVPAGFLMLPLLWTAPRVVREMGVEQGVVPAERPPPGPPSSEQPSSATRDAETEPSGQPT; via the coding sequence GTGACCGCCCCGGCGACCCGTTCCCGGTCCACCGACGTGGCGGTGCTGGGCATCGCCGGTGGCCTGCTGACGGCGTTCGTGATCGCCGCGCTGATCGTCCCCGTCGCCACCGACGACGGCGTGACCATCGCGTTCGACCTGGCGGCCCGCTGGTTCGGCCCGCTGTGGCAGGTGCTGCTGTTCGCGACCTTCGTCGTCGCGGTGGGGCTGGCGTGCTCCCGCTACGGCGCCGTGCGGCTCGGCGGCCGCAGCGAGCCGGAGATCGCCCGCTTCAAGTGGATCGCGATGATCATGTCCACGCTGCTCGCGGGCGGCGGGGTCTTCTTCGCCGCGGGTGAGCCGCTGCAGCACTTCGTCTCGCCGTCGCCGTACTACGACCACGTCGCGCCCGGCTCGCCGGACGCCGTCGCCCCGGCGCTGGCCCAGAGCTTCACGCACTGGGGCTTCCTGGCCTGGGCGGTGCTCGGCTCGCTCGGCGCGATCGTGATGATGCGCGGCGCCGAGAAGGGCCTGCCGCTGCGACCACGGACACTGCTGCACCCGATCCTCGGCGAGAAGGTGCGGCACTCGAGACTCGGCACCGCCGTCGACATCGTCACCGTGCTGGCCGTGGTGGCCGGCACCGTCGGGCCGATCGGCTTCCTCGGTCTGCAGGTGTCCTACGGCCTGTCCCGGCTGATCGGGACGCCGGACACCTACCCGGTGCAGCTCGCCGTGATCCTCGGGCTGACCGCCGTCGCGGTGGTCTCGGTACTCACCGGCATCGACCGCGGCATCCAGCTGCTCAGCCGGATCAACATCTGGATGGCGCTGGGCGTGCTGGCGGCGTTCCTCGTGCTGGGCTCGGCCGGGTTCCTGATCGACGCCTTCCTCGGCGGGTTCGGCCTGTACCTGCGCGACTTCGCGCCGCTGGCCCTGCACCGCGGCGACGAGGCGTGGCTCGGCTCGTGGACGGTGTTCTTCTTCGGCTGGTTCCTCGGCTACGGCCCGCTCATGTCGATCTTCGTGGCGCGGATCTCGCGCGGCCGCCGGGTACGCGACCTGATCGTCTGTACCTCGATCGTCCCGCCGGTCGCGACCGCGGTGTGGTTCACCGTCTTCGGCGGCACGAGCATCTTCCTGGAGCAGAACACCCCGGGCGCGCTGTCCGGGCCGCTCGAGTCGACCGGGATGGCGGCGGCCGTCGTCTCGGCCGCCGAGCAGCTCCCGCTCGGATCACTGCTCGGGATCGTGCTGCTCCTGCTGACCTGCACGTTCGTCGCGACGACGACGGACTCGATGTCCTACGCCATCGCCGCGGCCTCGACGACGCGCGGCGAGCCGGCCCGCGGTACCCGGGTCTTCTGGGGCCTCCTGATGGGCGCCGCCGCGGCGGTGCTGATCGTCGTCGGCGACGGCGGCATCACCGCCCTGCAGAACGTCATCGTGATCACGGCGGTGCCCGCCGGGTTCCTCATGCTCCCGCTGCTGTGGACCGCGCCCCGGGTGGTCCGGGAGATGGGTGTCGAGCAGGGCGTCGTCCCCGCCGAGCGGCCGCCGCCCGGCCCGCCGTCGTCCGAGCAGCCGTCGTCCGCGACGCGCGACGCGGAGACGGAGCCGAGCGGACAGCCGACCTGA
- a CDS encoding hydroxymethylglutaryl-CoA lyase, translating to MDVLLRDVTLRDGLQLTGKPLPTGRKVALVRSLLAAGVPELEIGSLARGDLVPPLADTLDVVAALTPEELERCWVWVATPRHVQKAVAAGARNVQYCFSVSDAHNNANIGRDTGVSLEAMPEAVQYARDAGGRIQLCLATSFTCPFDGPVDPERVLEIVADPRTDGSCDVVVCDTLGQAAPFEVGSLVERVAGVADGRRIAFHGHDTWGQGVANALAAVQGGATLLDGALGGLGGCPFAPGASGNTASEDLLFALRPSWLTPDVLAGLVTEAEDVLAELGEPNRSRAAQGVRSKAEAFRWTAGPRD from the coding sequence ATGGACGTGCTGCTGCGTGACGTGACGCTGCGGGACGGGTTGCAGCTGACCGGCAAGCCGCTGCCGACCGGGCGCAAGGTCGCCCTCGTCCGGTCGCTGCTGGCGGCGGGCGTGCCCGAGCTGGAGATCGGCTCGCTGGCCCGCGGCGACCTCGTGCCACCGCTCGCGGACACCCTCGACGTGGTCGCCGCGCTGACCCCGGAGGAGCTGGAGCGCTGCTGGGTGTGGGTGGCGACGCCACGGCACGTGCAGAAGGCCGTCGCGGCGGGCGCCCGCAACGTGCAGTACTGCTTCTCGGTCTCCGACGCCCACAACAACGCCAACATCGGTCGCGACACCGGGGTGTCCCTGGAGGCGATGCCCGAGGCCGTGCAGTACGCCCGTGACGCCGGTGGACGGATCCAGCTGTGCCTCGCGACGTCGTTCACCTGCCCGTTCGACGGCCCGGTCGACCCGGAACGGGTGCTGGAGATCGTCGCGGACCCGCGGACCGACGGCTCGTGCGACGTCGTCGTGTGCGACACGCTCGGGCAGGCGGCACCGTTCGAGGTCGGGTCGCTGGTCGAGCGGGTCGCGGGCGTCGCGGACGGCCGGCGGATCGCCTTCCACGGTCACGACACCTGGGGTCAGGGCGTCGCGAACGCGCTCGCGGCCGTGCAGGGCGGCGCGACCCTGCTGGACGGCGCGCTGGGCGGCCTCGGTGGCTGCCCGTTCGCGCCCGGGGCCAGCGGGAACACCGCGAGCGAGGACCTGCTGTTCGCGCTGCGCCCGTCCTGGCTCACCCCCGACGTGCTGGCCGGGCTCGTGACGGAGGCCGAGGACGTCCTCGCGGAGCTGGGGGAGCCGAACCGCTCCCGCGCGGCGCAGGGCGTGCGGTCGAAGGCCGAGGCGTTCCGCTGGACGGCCGGGCCGCGGGACTGA
- a CDS encoding pseudouridine synthase translates to MRSRRRRRASREVPPLPARDGLDPARLRTPPAGEWTTMRAHLADRLPHVDPRRIDAMLAAGEIVTAAGPLTPSSPFTPSTTLWLHREEPDEAEVPFPVEVLHADDDVVVVDKPHLLATIPRGSHVRQTVLVRLRHELGLPELSPAHRLDRATAGVLLLVARPELRGAYQMLFAEGRVGKTYEAIARHDPSLTLPRTEVSRIVKRPGIFAAVTEPGTPNAETRIELDTHRAGLARYRLFPRTGRTHQLRVHLNELGVPILGDDVYPELRQRPDGDFTRPLQLLSRSLEFDDPVSGERRTFVSRRTLQAWDDPEGWAAGPRS, encoded by the coding sequence GTGAGGTCCCGCCGCCGCCGACGCGCGTCCCGGGAGGTGCCGCCGCTCCCCGCCCGGGACGGGCTCGATCCGGCCCGGCTGCGCACCCCGCCCGCCGGGGAGTGGACGACGATGCGCGCGCACCTCGCCGACCGGCTGCCGCACGTCGATCCCCGGCGGATCGACGCGATGCTCGCCGCCGGGGAGATCGTGACGGCGGCCGGGCCACTGACGCCGTCGTCTCCGTTCACGCCGTCGACGACGCTGTGGCTCCACCGCGAGGAGCCCGACGAGGCCGAGGTCCCGTTCCCGGTCGAGGTGCTGCACGCCGACGACGACGTCGTGGTCGTCGACAAGCCCCACCTGCTCGCGACGATCCCGCGCGGCTCGCACGTCCGCCAGACCGTGCTCGTGCGGCTGCGGCACGAGCTCGGACTGCCCGAGCTGAGCCCCGCGCACCGGCTGGACCGTGCGACGGCCGGGGTGTTGCTGCTGGTCGCGCGCCCGGAGCTGCGCGGGGCGTACCAGATGCTGTTCGCCGAGGGCCGGGTCGGGAAGACCTACGAGGCGATCGCCCGGCACGATCCGTCGCTCACACTGCCCCGCACCGAGGTGTCGCGGATCGTGAAGCGGCCGGGGATCTTCGCAGCCGTGACGGAGCCGGGCACGCCGAACGCCGAGACCCGGATCGAGCTCGACACGCACCGCGCCGGGCTGGCCCGATATCGCCTGTTCCCCCGCACCGGACGTACCCACCAGCTGCGGGTCCACCTGAACGAGCTGGGCGTGCCGATCCTCGGCGACGACGTCTACCCCGAGCTGCGGCAGCGTCCGGACGGCGACTTCACCCGTCCGCTGCAGCTGCTCTCCCGCTCCCTGGAGTTCGACGATCCGGTCAGCGGGGAGCGGCGGACGTTCGTGAGCCGCCGGACACTGCAGGCGTGGGACGACCCCGAGGGCTGGGCGGCCGGACCACGGTCCTGA
- the xylB gene encoding xylulokinase: MALVLGVDSSTQSCKVVVRDADTGELVRSGRASHPDGTEIAPRFWWDALQEALADAGGLDGVEALSVAGQQHGMVCLDSGGEVVRDALLWNDTRSAPAATALTEELGAGGWAEATGVVPVASITLTKLRWLAEHEPDNAARTAAVCLPHDWLTWRLRGAAGLDELVTDRSDASGTGYYDGAGYRTDLLERGFGATPALPRVLGPAESVEGPGGIRIGAGAGDNAAAGLGVDAGDDVVVSLGTSGTVFARSATRAQDPSGIVAGFSDATGAYLPLVCTLNASRVLDATRRLLGVDHAELGELALAAEPGAGGLVVVPYLEGERTPNLPDATGSLHGWTLASGTRENLARAAVEGMLYAQRVGLEALREQGVSVSGVTLVGGATRSEAVCRIAAQVFEVPVRVPEPGEYVADGAARQAAWALRGGDTPPSWAPATEPARYDADPAPHAWERYREAASAFLDRIPE, from the coding sequence ATGGCACTGGTGCTCGGGGTGGACTCCTCCACCCAGTCCTGCAAGGTCGTCGTCCGCGACGCGGACACCGGCGAGCTCGTCCGGTCCGGCCGGGCCTCGCACCCGGACGGGACCGAGATCGCCCCGCGGTTCTGGTGGGACGCGCTGCAGGAGGCCCTCGCCGACGCCGGCGGCCTCGACGGCGTCGAGGCGCTGTCGGTCGCGGGCCAGCAGCACGGGATGGTCTGCCTCGACTCCGGCGGTGAGGTCGTCCGTGACGCGCTGCTGTGGAACGACACCCGCTCCGCCCCGGCCGCGACCGCACTCACCGAGGAGCTCGGGGCCGGTGGCTGGGCGGAGGCGACCGGCGTCGTCCCGGTCGCCTCGATCACCCTGACGAAGCTGCGCTGGCTCGCCGAGCACGAGCCGGACAACGCCGCCCGCACGGCGGCGGTGTGCCTGCCGCACGACTGGCTGACCTGGCGGCTGCGCGGCGCGGCCGGACTGGACGAGCTGGTCACCGACCGCTCCGACGCGTCCGGCACCGGCTACTACGACGGCGCCGGCTACCGCACGGACCTGCTCGAACGCGGTTTCGGTGCCACACCGGCGCTGCCCAGGGTCCTCGGCCCGGCCGAGTCCGTCGAGGGCCCCGGCGGGATCCGCATCGGCGCGGGGGCCGGCGACAACGCCGCCGCCGGGCTGGGGGTCGACGCCGGCGACGACGTCGTCGTCTCGCTCGGGACGTCGGGCACCGTGTTCGCCCGGTCGGCGACGCGTGCGCAGGACCCGTCGGGGATCGTCGCCGGGTTCTCCGACGCGACCGGCGCCTACCTGCCGCTGGTCTGCACGCTCAACGCGTCCCGGGTGCTCGACGCGACCCGGCGGCTGCTCGGCGTCGACCACGCCGAGCTCGGCGAGCTGGCGCTGGCCGCGGAGCCGGGGGCGGGCGGCCTCGTCGTCGTCCCCTACCTCGAGGGCGAGCGGACGCCGAACCTGCCGGACGCCACCGGCTCACTGCACGGCTGGACCCTCGCTTCCGGGACCCGGGAGAACCTGGCCCGGGCGGCGGTCGAGGGCATGCTCTACGCGCAGCGGGTCGGCCTGGAGGCGCTGCGCGAGCAGGGCGTCTCGGTGTCCGGGGTGACGCTGGTCGGCGGCGCGACCCGGTCCGAGGCCGTGTGCCGGATCGCCGCGCAGGTCTTCGAGGTGCCCGTGCGGGTACCGGAGCCCGGCGAGTACGTCGCCGACGGCGCGGCCCGCCAGGCGGCGTGGGCGCTGCGCGGCGGCGACACCCCGCCGTCCTGGGCCCCGGCGACCGAGCCCGCCCGGTACGACGCCGATCCCGCCCCGCACGCCTGGGAGCGCTACCGGGAGGCGGCGTCGGCGTTCCTGGACCGGATCCCGGAATGA
- a CDS encoding GntP family permease has protein sequence MSETVIVVNTVVAVLATVVLIVRFRLNPVISLVIGAVYLGLTAGLGVQGTVDAVTGGFGDILADVGLLIAFGVLTGAMLHRAGAIERLVASLLSICGPRGMPYATAVTVGTVLQSIFVDVLLVISAPLARRIAPRIGSHGLPRMATALAIGLECGIVFMVPGVGAVALAGVLGVPMGQMLLAGLIVVVPTVVIATGIMTFLFRRGWWDPERDEQEPTWAGMAPSGTDGDEGPGPDTDAAGSGATADPAGPDGTSPQPSGAATTVAGRPDGARRRPLPLILLFAPLLVGLLLIAAGAVLDAAGVEQPVLVFLGEPVIALLIALVGTTAVVGLAHGRELVEGAVGDGFRESGQILILTGVGGSLATTISDAGLGEILGRYFSANTAAPLLMVWLIAAVLHVAIGSVTISAITAAGVLAPVAPVIGLAPVLIALAAGAGALFAVHVTSNTFWLLQSLLGQSVRGALKTCSVGVSVASVVAILLILPLSYVF, from the coding sequence GTGTCGGAGACCGTCATCGTGGTGAACACGGTGGTGGCCGTGCTCGCCACCGTCGTGCTGATCGTCCGGTTCCGGTTGAACCCGGTGATCTCGCTGGTGATCGGCGCGGTCTACCTCGGGCTCACCGCGGGCCTGGGCGTGCAGGGCACCGTGGACGCCGTCACCGGCGGGTTCGGTGACATCCTCGCCGACGTCGGGCTGCTCATCGCCTTCGGCGTGCTCACCGGGGCGATGCTGCACCGGGCCGGCGCCATCGAACGGCTCGTCGCGTCACTGCTGAGCATCTGCGGGCCGCGCGGGATGCCGTACGCCACGGCGGTCACGGTCGGCACCGTCCTCCAGTCGATCTTCGTGGACGTCCTGCTGGTCATCTCGGCGCCACTGGCCCGGCGGATCGCGCCGCGCATCGGGAGCCACGGTCTGCCGCGGATGGCGACGGCGCTCGCGATCGGGCTCGAGTGCGGGATCGTGTTCATGGTGCCGGGCGTCGGCGCGGTCGCGCTGGCCGGTGTGCTGGGCGTCCCGATGGGGCAGATGCTGCTGGCCGGGCTGATCGTCGTCGTCCCGACCGTCGTGATCGCCACCGGGATCATGACCTTCCTCTTCCGGCGCGGCTGGTGGGACCCCGAGCGCGACGAGCAGGAGCCGACCTGGGCCGGGATGGCGCCGTCGGGGACGGACGGCGACGAGGGGCCCGGCCCGGACACCGACGCCGCCGGCTCCGGTGCGACGGCCGACCCCGCCGGTCCCGACGGGACGTCGCCGCAGCCGTCGGGCGCGGCGACGACCGTCGCCGGCCGGCCGGACGGCGCCCGTCGTCGCCCGCTGCCGCTGATCCTGCTCTTCGCACCGCTGCTCGTCGGCCTGCTCCTGATCGCCGCGGGCGCCGTGCTCGACGCCGCCGGTGTCGAGCAGCCGGTGCTGGTCTTCCTCGGCGAGCCGGTGATCGCGCTGCTGATCGCGCTGGTCGGGACGACCGCCGTCGTCGGGCTGGCGCACGGCCGCGAGCTCGTCGAGGGCGCGGTCGGCGACGGGTTCCGCGAGAGCGGCCAGATCCTGATCCTCACCGGTGTCGGCGGTTCGCTCGCCACGACGATCTCCGACGCCGGGCTGGGCGAGATCCTCGGCCGCTACTTCTCCGCGAACACCGCCGCACCGCTGCTGATGGTGTGGCTGATCGCCGCCGTGCTGCACGTCGCGATCGGCTCGGTGACCATCTCGGCGATCACCGCGGCCGGCGTCCTCGCCCCGGTCGCGCCGGTGATCGGCCTGGCGCCGGTGCTGATCGCGCTGGCCGCGGGCGCCGGTGCGCTGTTCGCCGTGCACGTCACGTCCAACACGTTCTGGCTGCTCCAGTCGCTGCTCGGCCAGTCCGTGCGGGGCGCGCTCAAGACCTGCTCGGTCGGGGTGTCGGTCGCCTCGGTCGTGGCGATCCTGCTGATCCTGCCGCTGTCCTACGTCTTCTAG